The Actinoplanes sp. N902-109 genomic interval GTAGTCGACGCCGAGGGCCACCAGGAACATGAAAGCCAGCAGCGGCACCGAACAGTCGATGCCCTTGAACCCGAGGATCTTGTCGAAGACGAACACGCTGCCGCCGAGGGCGGCGGCGAACGACACGATCACGGTGGCCATCAGGATCAGCGGGGCCGCGACCGCGCGCAGCAGCAGCCCGAGGATGATCAGGATGACGGCGAGTACCAGCGGGATCACCAGCTTCTGGTCGCGGCTGGTGGTCACGTCGGTGTCGAGGTGCTCCGCACTCGGCCCGCCGACGATCGCCTGCGCCCCGTTCACCGCGTGCACGGCGGTGCGCACCCGCCTGATCGTGTCGTACTCCGCGGTGGTGTCCGGCGCGCCGGTCGGGAACACGGAGATCTCGGCCCAGCCGCCCCTGGTCTCACCGGCAACGGCCTGGGCAACACCGGGGATGCCCTGGACGACGGTGCGGACCCGCTGCTGGGACTCCGGCCGCGTGAAGACCGTCATCGGCTGGCCGCCGAGCTCCGGGAAGTGCTGACGCAGAACGGTGAAGCCGGTGACCGACTCCGGCGTGGACAGGAACTGGTCCTGCTCGCGCAGGATGCTGGTGTTGCCCGTCAGCCCGACGACAAGCGCGCCGAGGACGCCGAGTGAAGCGAGCGCCGCCACCCAGCGGCGGCGGTTGATCGCCGTGCCGAGGCGTCCCCACAGCCCCGGCTTCTCCCGCACAGCAGTGCTGAACCGCGGGATGGCCGGCCAGAAGATCCGCCTGCCCAGCACGACCAGCACCGCCGGGAACAGCGTCAGCATGGCCACCAGCGCGCACAGGATGCCCACCGCACCGATCGGTCCCAACCCGCGGGTCTCGTTCAGGTCCGCGACGAGCAAGCACAGCAGGCCGGCGACCACGGTGGCCGCGGACGCGACGATGGCCGGCGCCGCGCCGCGCAGCGCGTGGACCATCGCGACCCGGACGTTCTCGTGGTGGTGCAGGGCCTCCCGATATCGAGCGATGAGCAACAGCGCGTAATCCGTGCCGACGCCGAACACCAGGATCGTCAGCAGCGCCGAGTTCTGGCTGTTGATCACGATGCCGAAGCCCTTGACCAGCAGGTAGACGGTCGCCATCGCGGTCAGCGCGGCCGCGCCCACAGCCACCAGCGGGACGAACCACAACACCGGGCTGCGGTACGTGATGATGAGCAGGAGCGCCACGACGACGACGGTGGTCAGCAGCACCTGCACGTCGATGCCGTCGTAGATGGCGTCCATGTCGGCGTCGATCGCGGCCGGGCCGGTCACGTCGAGGTCCAGGCCGGCCGGGCGGTCCTTCGCCGTGTCACGCAACGGGCCGATGAGGACCGACGGGTCGCCGTAGGTCCTGCTCACGTCGAGGGTGAACATCATCGCCTTGCCGTCGTTGGAACGTTGCGTCGGCGGGCCCTCGTCATTCTCGCTGGCCGGCGGCGCCACCGTCGGCGGGTACCGCTTGACAAGGGTGTGGTATTGCCGCTCGACCGCCGCCCGGTCGGCATCGGTCACACCGCCGGCCCGGTGGTACACGAAGACAAATGTGTTCTCCTCACCGCCAGGAAGCCCGTCCTCCAATGCTGCCACCTTGGTGGACTCGGCACTGGCGGGCAGGGAATCCACGGCCCTGTCCTTGGTGACCGAGCTCAACTTCGCGCTCATCGGCACCATGACCGCCACCAGCACCACCCACAAGCCGATCACCAACCACGGCACCCACCGGCCGGCCCACATTTTCCCGGACGGCGCTGCATCGACTGCCATTCCACTGCCTCCTCCATACGAGTGAATCGCGTGCTGAGGCAGCATTCGTACCGAGCGAATCTGAGACGACCATTAATGAGCCATTTTCAATCTGGTCTTGCAGGTCAGGGCGGGTCGATAAGGGCCGCTGATCGATGAGGGCGAGGCTCCAGGCAGGACAGCAAATCGACCAAAACCCGATGCCCCGACCGGGAGCCTCGCCATGCTGTCCTACCCGTCCACGATCACGTTGTCCAGCCGAACCCTGAACCACCTGGCCGAGCGCATCCGCATCCACCGCCAGCAACGCAAATCCCGATGGCGGCGATTGACCCCGGGCCGCCAGGCCTTGCTCGCCCTGGCCCACCTTCGTAACGGCGACACCTACACCCGCCTTGCCGCCGGCTTCCAGATCGGCGTCACTACCGCCTGGCGCTACGTCCAAGAAGCAATCGCCCTGCTCAGCACAGCCGCCGACGACCTCGACACCGCCATGCAGCGCATCCGGCTCTTGGCCTACGCGATCCTCGACGGCACGCTTATCCCGATCGACCGGGTCGCCGACCAAAAGCCCTACTACTCCGGCAAACACAAGCGCCACGGCATCAACGTGCAGGTCATCGCCGACGCGGCCGGCCGCCTCGTGTGGGCCTCGGGTGCGCTGCCCGGCGCGACGCACGACCTGACCGCCGCCCGCTCCCACGGCATCATCGACGCGCTGACCAGCGCCGACGTGATGACCTTCGCCGACAAGGGATATCAAGGCGCCCGCGGCAGCGTGCGCACCCCGTTCAAGCGGCGCCGGTTCCGGCCGAAGCTGTCACGCCGGCAGAAGGCGGTCAACCGGGCCCACGCGAAGATCCGCGCCCGCGGCGAACGGGCGATCGCCACCCTCAAAACCTGGAAGATCCTGGCCAAGCTGCGCTGCTGCCCACGCCGAGCGACCGCAATCGTGCAGGCCATCCTCGTCCTGCACCACGTCGAAGCCGGCCACTACGCAGGATGAAAAAGGCTCAATGCGGCGCTCGGACCGGTTTCCCGAGCCGGCACCGCGATACCGCCGCCCTTGCGAGTGACGATCGCGGTATGACGGAACGGTCAGTCATCCGGCCTAGCGTTCGGGCCACATAGAAATCGCACAGTCCGCAGCGGAAGGTCGGGGCGGCCACCCCGGCGCTGGTGACGGCCTTCATGCTCGCCGCCTGCGGGTCGGATCGCGACAGCAGTGCGGCGCCCGCCCCAGCCGGCGCGCACAGCGGGCACGCGGGCGGGTCGTCGGCTCCACCGCGCCCGCTGCGCGCCGGGGAGCTGCTGGCGACCGGCGGCAAGCCGGCGCACAGCGCCGACAGGTCTCCGATTCGGGTCAGCAGGTGGCGGACAGCAAGCCAGCCGAGTATGGGTGCTGTTGCCGCTCACCACGAGAGGAACCGCACGATGGCTTCGGCCCTGAGAACGAGGCCCCCTTTCAGATGTCGGCGGGTAAGCGCGTGTTTCTGCGGCAGGCAATTCTGGGGTCCGACGGTGATGAGTTCTGGGGCAAGGGATTTCATCGGCAGGATCGAGCATCTGAATTGCAATACCTTCGTTCGAGGTTGCCCAGTACCTCGCAGGCGTTTCCGCCGAGGGAGACAGGGTTCTCGGCTCTGCCACGATGCAGGGCGGCCACATGGCGGTCGAGATAGTCAACATGAAACGCGCTGAAGCACCCAGATCGGGCCGGCCAAGCATAGTAGGTCAACACTGGTCGGCGGGATCGCTTGGTGATGTCCGCGCGTTTCGGACCTCCGGGGTGCCGGTTGTCCGGCGAGGGCTGGCCATAGACGATTACGCGAAGTGGCCTTGACGCCGACTCCATCTCACCGCTTGGGGCGAACTTCTCGCGGAGGAGTTGCCGGTGCACCGGATCGGTAACTCACTTGCGGACCAAACCGCACTGAGGCAGATCACGCATGAGAAACAGATCATTTGTAAGGCGCTGACCGCCATGCCACTGCGGAGTTGGCCGTCGGCCACTCCGCTGCATAGTGCGGTCGACTTCTTCATCCGACACCGAGGAGGATCGAGTAATTAACGCAGTCGGATGGCCAGTTCGGTACACCATCGAGTCTTTCTTCGTTCCGATCGGTGCCGGTGAAGTAAACCTCGAATAGGCAGCCGAATCGCTTGCCGGCGGACTCCGCCGCGCAGTCGAGCGTGTGGCCCTGCTCCCGGACCTATCCCGCAGCAGACCGTTCGCGCGATGACGTGATTCACGTACGTCAAGGTAAAGAGAATAGGCGTGGCAAGATGGCCGCTGCCGGTTGCCGAAGGCTGTGCGGGGTGGCACGATCGCGACCATGATCGAAAGAATCGAGTCCGCTGACCGCCGGTGAGCGTGCTGCCCGAGCCTGGACTGCTCGGACCCCGGATCGCTCTGTTCGAACACGCGCTGCGTCTGCATCAGCAGCATCCGGACGGCGTTCTGCCTCGCGGCGGCGCGCCGTATCCGGACGAGGAGTGGCACCGCTCGCGGCGGTCAACCCGGCGGGCGAGGGATCACCGGCTGCTCGGGGCCGATGTCGCTGTCATTCTCGACCGGCATTTCAGCCGGCCTGACGCGCAGCCGCACGACCTTGTCGACACCTTTCGAGACGTCCATGTCCCGATCCATCGCAACGACCACATCGTTGCCGCGGCCCTGCGCGCGGATCGGGAACGTCTGCGGCACACCGGCCGGTGGTTGGTGCGGCACAGCACGGACCGCAACGCTGCCACGGTCGGACTCGCGCTGCTGGCCGCCGACGGCACCGGGGACGACATCCCGCTGATCCAGACCATCGGTCTGCTGTCGGACCAGTTCGGGCCGTTGGCCGCGGCGGCGCTGCAACGCCGCCGGGCAGGCGCGGAGGCGCTGCGGTGGCTTGCCGAGCGGGTGGCGGGCTGGGGGCGGGTCCACGTCGTCGAAGCACTGTGCCGGCGAGCATTACCCACCCGCGCCGGTCGTGCTGGCCGCGCACGCTGCTCACCTCGCCGGTCAGCGTCCGACTGTGAGCCGGTACATCGATGCCGCAATGATCGCCAATTATCTGACGGCCGAGCCGGCGCACCGGTGCGGCTGCACCACCGAGCAGCGCGACCGCATCGTGCAGCGCTACCTCGCCGTTCTCGAGCAGCCCGGCTGGCGTGATGCGGCCTGCTCGGGCCTCGACCCGGCCGGCGAGTTCTTCACCTGGTTCGCAAGTCATGTCGCGGCGCGGCTCCGTCCCGGCGCAGTCACCGGCCCGGCGGCAGACGACGAACGATGAACGCGCGCGCAGCGGTCCCGCCACCGCGGTGCGGTGGCGGGACCGGCCGGCGAGAGCGGTCAGTCCGTGATCGGCGGCGCGTTCTTGGCGGCTTCCTTCAGGGCTGCGGCCGCGCCCGAGTACGGGTTGTACGTGTACGTCCGCGACAGCGTCCCCGGCACCGTGAAGTACTCGGCCGACAGCTTGGCCGGGTCGGTGGCGATCTCGCCGCGGCCGGGGAGGTCGTTGCCGTCGTCCCAGCCCCACGGGGCGTTGGCCGAGTTCGTGCCGCAGGCGAAGGTGCCGACGCCGCAGTCGCCGCTGGTGTCGCCGGCGAAGGTGCCGAGCGAGGCGAACAGGGAGGGGTTGGTGCGCTCGGCCCAGAGGCCGCCGGAGCCGAAGATGTCGATCAGGGCGTACTGGACGTCGCGGTCGTTGCTGCCGCTGGGGGTCTCGGCGGTCGTCGACGGGTAGTAGATGATGCCGTCGCCGTCGATGGTGTATTGCGGGTACGCCTTCAGGCCATGGCCGCCGCGTTCCTGTGCGGTGACCGGGTGCTGGAACGAGTCGTGCGGCGAGGCGGCCAGGGTCAGCGTACCGTCGATGGTTTCCGAGCCGTTGGTCCAGGTGCTGCCGGCCGGGGTGTACGAATAGAAGTCCGTGTGCGCCACGGTGACCGCCGAGCGCAGTTTGCCGTAGTCGGTGCCGTCCTTCTCGATCGCCAGGGTCACGCCCTCGCCGTCGTTCTCGTGCTCGGTCTCGAAGAACGGATGATCGATCCAGTCCCGCGGGTGGAAGAAGAAGTACGTGATGAACCAGTGGCTGCTGGTCTCGACCACGTCGTAGTAGACGTTCGCGGCGAACGACACGTCGCCGGCGGTCGCGCGGTCCCAGTTGTTGCGCCCGTTGAGGTCGCCGTCGTAGTCGACCTTGGTCAGGTAGTCGGCCTTGCCCCCGATGGCGTGGCTGCCGGTGGAGTCGACGTCCTGGTAGTGGATGGGTGCCCAGCGCAGGGCGAGCTGGGCGCGGCTGACCGCCGCGTGTGCCGGGCCGGGCACCATGAGGCCGGCGCACCCGAATGCGACGGCGAGGACGGCCGCGACCTTGCCCCTGACGGACATGCGTTCTCCCGCGATCGGAACAGATAGATAGCCGAGAATCTAGAAGATCGATGGCGGCGGGTGTGTGTCACGCGGGCAAAGATTTGTTGTCCGCCGGGCATCCGGACCGGGCATCCGGAAGTTTCGGATACGGCCAACCTCCTTGACGGTCTTCGATGGGGCGCCTATGTTCCGGAAGAACCTCGATCCGTCCGAAACTTCCGGGGGTCGGGCCCGCATCGTACGGGGAGGGGGCTCCTCAGTGGACGACAACCGGCGCGTCACCATGGCAGCGGTCGCCCGGGCTGCCGGGGTGTCGGTGCCGACCGTGTCGCGGGTGCTCAACGGGCACCCCGACGTCGCCGCGCCGACGCGCATCCGGGTCGAGGCAGCCCTGCGTGAGCACGGCTACCGCCGTCGCGAAGCGCGCCGCTCCGGCCGTACGGCACTGGTTGACGTGGTTTTCGACGATCTTTACTGCCCGTGGGCGGTCGAGGTGATCCGGGGCATCGAGGACGTGGCTCGCGCCGCCGGGGTGGGCACGGTGGTCTCGGCGGTGCACCGCACGTCGGCGGCCTGGCAGCGCTGGCTGGGCAGCCTGCGCACCCGCTCGGCGGCCGGGGTGATCGCCGCCAACGCCGAGCTGAGCACCGGTGTGCTGGCCGAGCTGTCCCGCCTGCGCATCCCGGTCGTGGTGGTCGACCCGGTCGCGGCCGCGGGCGGCGGAATACCGACGATCGGCGCGACGAACTGGGCCGGGGCGCTCAGCGCGACCGAGTACCTGCTGCGGCTCGGGCACCGCCGGATCGGCTTCGTCGGTGGCCCGCCGCACGTGTTGTGCAGCCGGGCGCGGTTCGACGGTTATCGCGCCGCCCTGGAGGCCGCGGGGCTGACGGCCGACCCGGCGCTGGTGCGGCTGGGCGATTTCTACCACGACTCCGGGTACGCGGCCGGGGTGGAGCTGCTCGCCCTGCCCGACCCGCCGACGGCCATCTTCGCCGCCAGTGACCAGATGGCGCTGGGGGCGTGCGAGGCGGTGCGCCGGCGCGGGCTGAGCGTGCCCGGCGACGTCAGCGTGGTCGGCTTCGACGACGTACCCGAGGCGCGGTGGTCCTCTCCCCCGCTGACCACGGTGCGGCAGCCGCTGGTGGAGATGGGCGCGCTGGCCGCACGCACGGTCCTGCGACTGACCGGCGACAGTGGCCTGCCGGCGCACGGCGTGGAGCTGCCCACCCGCTTGATCACCCGCGGCAGCAGCGCCGCTGTTTGAAACTTTCAGCTACCTCTTCCGGCCGGGTGCCGGGAAACACCGCCGGGAAAGCGGTTGCCCGTGGGAGCGATCCCACCGGTTACCAACTCGTGTTTTTTCGGGTCGCTACGATCGCCCCTGAGACCCTTGACACACCCGCGGCGAAACCCTACGTTAACGAAATCTCTCGATAACTTGCAGCTCTGTTTCGAAACTTCCGGTACCTCTCGGGATGGTGAAGACAGTGGAACGCTCCTCCATATCGCGTCGTAGTTTCCTCAGCTTGGTGGCCGGTTCCAGCGCCGCTGCCGCGCTGGCCGCCTGCGGTAGTTCCGGGCCCAGCAGCTCCAGCGGTGGCGGCGGTGGCGCCGGCGCGGCCAGCTACTGGTACCTCAGCGGACAGCCGCAGGAGGGTGTCCGGGCCGGCGCCGTCGACCGGTTCAACAAGGCGAACCCGGACAACAAGATCACCGGCACCGCCTTCCAGAACGACGCCTACAAGACGAAGATCAAGACGGCGATCGGCGCCGGCCAGGCCCCGACGATCATCTGGGGCTGGGGCGGCGGTGGCCTCAAGGCCTACGCCGACGCCGGTCAGGTGGTCGACCTGACCTCGTGGTTCACCGAGAACGCCGCCGTCAAGGACAAGCTGTTCCCCTCCTCGTTCGGCCCGGCCACCATCGACGGCAAGATCTACGCGATGCCGGCCGAGCAGGTCCAGCCGATCGTGCTGTTCTACAACAAGGAAATCTTCGACAAGTACGGCGCCAAGCCCCCGCAGTCGTGGGGCGACATCATGAACCTGGTGACGCTGTTCAACAGCAAGAAGGTCGCGCCGTTCTCGCTCGGCGGCCAGTCGCGCTGGACCAACATGATGTGGCTGGAGTTCCTGTTCGACCGGATCGGCGGGCCCGAGGTGTTCCAGGCCGCCTTCGAGGGTGAGAAGGACGCCTGGTCCAACCCGAAGGCCAAGGAAGCCCTGACCAAGATGCAGGACCTGATCAAGGCCAACGGGTTCATCAACGGCTTCTCGTCCATCGCCGCCGACGGCAACGCCGACCAGGCCCTGCTGTACACCGGCAAGGCCGCGATGATGCTGCACGGCTCCTGGACCTACGGGAGTATGAAGGAGGAGGGCGGCGACTTCGTCTCCAGCGGCAAGCTCGGTTACATGAACTTCCCGCCGGTCGAGGGCGGCGCGGGCGACCCGAACGACACCGTCGGCAACGCCGGGCAGTACCTGTCGATCTCCGCCAAGGCGACCCCCGAGCAGCAGGCCTCGGCCAAGAAGTTCTTCCAGACCGGCGTGCTCGACGACACCGAGATCCAGCAGTGGATCGACACCGGTGGCGTGCCGATCGTCAAGGGCACCGAGGCCAAGCTGGGCGCTTCCAAGGACGCCGACTTCCTCAAGTTCATCTACGACACGTCGAGCAAGGCCAAGGTCTTCGCCCAGTCCTGGGACCAGGCCCTCAGCCCGACCGCGGCCGAGACGCTGCTGGACAACATCGCCAAGTTCTTCCAGCTGAACATCGGACCCGACCAGTTCATCCAGAACATGAACGGGACCATCGGCAAATGACCGCGATCGCTCCGCCGCCGGTGCCGGTGGACCTGGCCGGCCGCAACACCGGCGGCCGGGGCGGCTCGGTCCGCTGGATGGCGATCCCGGCGCTGCTGATGTTCACGGCGTTCGGGATCGTCCCGCTGATCGGTGTGCTCCTGCTCAGCTTCACGTCGTGGGACAACCTGGGCCCGATCAAGCCGGCCGGCTTCGACAGCTGGCGCCAGGTGCTCACCGACCCGAGCCTGCCGCACGCCATCGGCGTCACGTTCCTCATCATGGCGCTGTCCTGGCTGGCACAGACCCCGCTGAGCATCCTCATCGGCACGTTCCTGGCCGGTCACCAGCGTTACCGCGAGCTGCTGGCAGTGCTCTACTTCATCCCGCTGCTGCTCAGCTCGGCCGCCATCGCGATCACGTTCAAGGCGCTGCTGGACCCGAACTTCGGGCTGGGCTCCGGCGTCGGCCTGTCCTGGCTCAAGCAGGACTGGCTCGGCAGGAGCGGCCTGGCCGTCGGCGTGGTCGTGTTCATCGTGTCGTGGCAGTTCATCCCGTTCCACTCGCTGATCTACCAGGGCGCGGTGCGTCAGATCCCGGCCTCGCTGTACGAGGCCGCGCAGATCGACGGCGCCGGCCGCTTCCGCCAGTTCCGCAACATCACGCTGCCGCAGCTCAAGTACACGGTCGTCACGTCGTCGACGCTGATGGTGGTCGGATCGCTGACCCTGTTCGATCTGATCTTCGTACTGACCGCCGGTGGTCCGGCCGACGCCACCCGGGTGCTGGCGGTGGACATGTACCGGCGCGGCTTCCTGTCGAACCTGATGGGACCTGCCAGCGTCATCGCGGTGATCCTCGTGCTGGTCGGGCTTGCCATCGCGCTGCTGCTCCGCCGGCTCGGCGGGGGCAGCGCCGACGACAGCCAACTCGAAGGAGTGTGACCGGTGGCCTCCACCCTCACCACGGGCGGCCGGCACATGGCCGTCTCGGCCACCTCCGGCCCCGCCCCCAAACGGCGTGGCCCGGACCGCCGCAACTGGCTCGGCGGCTCGCTGTCCTGGCTCTGGCTCATCGTGGTGCTGGTGCCGATCTACTGGATCGTCATCACCAGCTTCAAGACGCGCGCGTCGTACTACGCCCAGAACTCCATGGCCCCGCCCAACGACCCCACGTTCGACAACTTCAAGCTCGTCGTGGATTCGGGATTCATCCGCTATTTCTTCAACAGCGTGGTGGTCACCGCCGGCGCGGTGCTGCCGGCAACGCTCATCTCGTTCATGGCGGCGTACGCGATCGTCCGGGGTTCCGGCCGCAGCCGCTTCCTGCGCTGGACGAACTCGCT includes:
- a CDS encoding MMPL family transporter, yielding MAVDAAPSGKMWAGRWVPWLVIGLWVVLVAVMVPMSAKLSSVTKDRAVDSLPASAESTKVAALEDGLPGGEENTFVFVYHRAGGVTDADRAAVERQYHTLVKRYPPTVAPPASENDEGPPTQRSNDGKAMMFTLDVSRTYGDPSVLIGPLRDTAKDRPAGLDLDVTGPAAIDADMDAIYDGIDVQVLLTTVVVVALLLIITYRSPVLWFVPLVAVGAAALTAMATVYLLVKGFGIVINSQNSALLTILVFGVGTDYALLLIARYREALHHHENVRVAMVHALRGAAPAIVASAATVVAGLLCLLVADLNETRGLGPIGAVGILCALVAMLTLFPAVLVVLGRRIFWPAIPRFSTAVREKPGLWGRLGTAINRRRWVAALASLGVLGALVVGLTGNTSILREQDQFLSTPESVTGFTVLRQHFPELGGQPMTVFTRPESQQRVRTVVQGIPGVAQAVAGETRGGWAEISVFPTGAPDTTAEYDTIRRVRTAVHAVNGAQAIVGGPSAEHLDTDVTTSRDQKLVIPLVLAVILIILGLLLRAVAAPLILMATVIVSFAAALGGSVFVFDKILGFKGIDCSVPLLAFMFLVALGVDYNVFLTHRAREETMRLGTRRGMLEALSATGGVITSAGLVLAATFAVLVSLPMVMLVELGFLIAFGVLLDALLVRSVLVPALTLLMDRRIWWPSRLSRPAAEPPDRPQPLADDEGLALQR
- a CDS encoding IS5/IS1182 family transposase, which codes for MLSYPSTITLSSRTLNHLAERIRIHRQQRKSRWRRLTPGRQALLALAHLRNGDTYTRLAAGFQIGVTTAWRYVQEAIALLSTAADDLDTAMQRIRLLAYAILDGTLIPIDRVADQKPYYSGKHKRHGINVQVIADAAGRLVWASGALPGATHDLTAARSHGIIDALTSADVMTFADKGYQGARGSVRTPFKRRRFRPKLSRRQKAVNRAHAKIRARGERAIATLKTWKILAKLRCCPRRATAIVQAILVLHHVEAGHYAG
- a CDS encoding LacI family DNA-binding transcriptional regulator is translated as MDDNRRVTMAAVARAAGVSVPTVSRVLNGHPDVAAPTRIRVEAALREHGYRRREARRSGRTALVDVVFDDLYCPWAVEVIRGIEDVARAAGVGTVVSAVHRTSAAWQRWLGSLRTRSAAGVIAANAELSTGVLAELSRLRIPVVVVDPVAAAGGGIPTIGATNWAGALSATEYLLRLGHRRIGFVGGPPHVLCSRARFDGYRAALEAAGLTADPALVRLGDFYHDSGYAAGVELLALPDPPTAIFAASDQMALGACEAVRRRGLSVPGDVSVVGFDDVPEARWSSPPLTTVRQPLVEMGALAARTVLRLTGDSGLPAHGVELPTRLITRGSSAAV
- a CDS encoding extracellular solute-binding protein — protein: MAGSSAAAALAACGSSGPSSSSGGGGGAGAASYWYLSGQPQEGVRAGAVDRFNKANPDNKITGTAFQNDAYKTKIKTAIGAGQAPTIIWGWGGGGLKAYADAGQVVDLTSWFTENAAVKDKLFPSSFGPATIDGKIYAMPAEQVQPIVLFYNKEIFDKYGAKPPQSWGDIMNLVTLFNSKKVAPFSLGGQSRWTNMMWLEFLFDRIGGPEVFQAAFEGEKDAWSNPKAKEALTKMQDLIKANGFINGFSSIAADGNADQALLYTGKAAMMLHGSWTYGSMKEEGGDFVSSGKLGYMNFPPVEGGAGDPNDTVGNAGQYLSISAKATPEQQASAKKFFQTGVLDDTEIQQWIDTGGVPIVKGTEAKLGASKDADFLKFIYDTSSKAKVFAQSWDQALSPTAAETLLDNIAKFFQLNIGPDQFIQNMNGTIGK
- a CDS encoding carbohydrate ABC transporter permease; the encoded protein is MTAIAPPPVPVDLAGRNTGGRGGSVRWMAIPALLMFTAFGIVPLIGVLLLSFTSWDNLGPIKPAGFDSWRQVLTDPSLPHAIGVTFLIMALSWLAQTPLSILIGTFLAGHQRYRELLAVLYFIPLLLSSAAIAITFKALLDPNFGLGSGVGLSWLKQDWLGRSGLAVGVVVFIVSWQFIPFHSLIYQGAVRQIPASLYEAAQIDGAGRFRQFRNITLPQLKYTVVTSSTLMVVGSLTLFDLIFVLTAGGPADATRVLAVDMYRRGFLSNLMGPASVIAVILVLVGLAIALLLRRLGGGSADDSQLEGV